Proteins found in one Streptomyces sp. CB09001 genomic segment:
- a CDS encoding RICIN domain-containing protein, translated as MGNLEELSPYEARDAAGFIESMQQLKERSGLTYRELEAQAARNGDVLARSTLADVLRRTSLPLPNLLAAFVRACGDGQRVGAWLDARERIAAGDVAVSATAPTSVPEVDATAETQLRHEESTGPQPRRTKRRTVALAAALMVPLLALAAWELLPDSSEAPGAGPPAAAATASRTPADGWVTIRPARTPDLCLTDGRDRHGTYNSAVAVQLPCAQAAVPRTYLEPVGEGLYRIQWHHPQIGKGCLTVMGADQIKGMLEPRDDCTQGTLFRLEPTAADSAGGFRLRPAHSSRCIGILGNDTAEGAEAIEEPCTGAADQRFLVRTD; from the coding sequence ATGGGGAACCTTGAGGAGCTTTCACCGTATGAAGCCCGAGACGCTGCCGGGTTCATCGAGTCGATGCAGCAGCTCAAGGAGCGTTCAGGGCTGACATATCGCGAACTGGAGGCGCAGGCAGCCCGAAACGGTGACGTGCTGGCGCGCAGCACGCTGGCCGATGTCCTGAGGCGGACGAGCCTGCCGCTGCCCAATCTGCTGGCCGCGTTCGTCCGCGCCTGCGGGGACGGGCAGCGGGTCGGCGCCTGGCTGGACGCCAGAGAGCGGATTGCCGCAGGTGACGTTGCCGTGTCCGCCACGGCGCCGACCTCCGTTCCCGAAGTCGACGCCACGGCCGAGACTCAGCTGCGACACGAGGAGTCCACGGGCCCGCAGCCCCGCCGGACCAAGCGACGCACGGTCGCGCTCGCGGCTGCGCTTATGGTCCCGCTGCTCGCCCTCGCCGCCTGGGAGTTACTCCCCGACAGCTCCGAAGCTCCGGGCGCAGGCCCACCGGCTGCTGCGGCCACCGCCTCCCGGACTCCCGCCGACGGCTGGGTCACCATCCGCCCCGCCCGCACGCCCGACCTCTGTCTGACCGACGGACGCGATCGCCATGGCACCTACAACAGTGCCGTCGCCGTCCAACTCCCCTGTGCCCAGGCCGCCGTGCCACGTACCTACCTCGAACCGGTCGGCGAGGGCCTGTACCGCATCCAGTGGCACCACCCCCAGATAGGAAAGGGATGCCTGACGGTCATGGGCGCCGACCAGATCAAGGGCATGCTCGAACCACGTGATGACTGCACGCAAGGCACTCTGTTCCGCTTGGAACCCACCGCCGCTGACAGCGCCGGGGGTTTCCGGCTTCGCCCGGCCCACAGCAGCCGGTGCATCGGCATCCTCGGCAACGACACCGCCGAGGGTGCCGAAGCGATCGAAGAACCATGTACCGGAGCAGCCGACCAGCGCTTCCTCGTCCGAACGGACTGA